Sequence from the Methanosarcina siciliae T4/M genome:
ATATATGCTGTACCTCTGCCAATGCCGTGGAAGTGGTAAACTCCCTTGATGCCGATGAGGTTATCTTTGTGCCTGACAAGAATCTGGCGGCCTACGTTGCATCCCGGACAGATAAAAAAATCATTCCCTGGGAAGGGCACTGCCCCACTCACCACCAGATCCTAAGAGACGACGTCCTGAAAATGAAGGAAAAGCATCCCCTTGCCAAATTCATTGCTCACCCCGAGTGCCGCCCTGATGTCCTTGAACTTGCAGACTGCGTGGCAAGTACGCGAGGGATGATCATGTACGCGAAAAACTCTCCCGTCCGGGAGTTCATCATAGGCACCGAGTGCGGACTCATTCACGGGCTCCATAAGGCAGCCCCGGAAAAAACCTATTACTGTATCTCTGAATTTGCCTGTTGCCCCAGCATGAAAATGGTCAATCTTGAAAAACTCCTAGATTCCCTTGAAAAAATGCAGCATGTAGTGACCGTTCCCGAAGACGTGAGAGTAAGGGCAAAAGAGGCCCTTGACAGGATGCTTGCGGTAAAAGTAAAATAAGGCCTGAAAGTTTTCATCTCCCGGTACCGGAATAGACCGACCAGTTAATAAGGGGCAATCAATTTTTCAGAATTATGGGGAAAATATGAAAAGCAGGTGAGGAACAAACTCTCACCCCCTTTCATGCCAGAAAACCTTAGATCTTTTTCTTCAAAACGGCGTATCCCACAATAAATGCAAACAGGGGCAGGGCAATTACTATGAGTATCTTGGCCACTTCCATCGGAGCTTTGACTACGCCGCTTTTGCCTGTGCTTCCGTTAAGAAGGTACTCACTTTCCAGGGTTTTCAAAGTTTTCTGTATTTTTCCTTCCTGATATTCCGTTATTGCAAAAGAGGAATAACCGGATGTTTTTGCTTTAAAGTAGGTATAATTCTTGTCTTCACCGACTTTTTCCGTAGATAGAGGTTTCCAGCTTTTGTTATACCACTGCAGGGTTATTAGGGATTCATTGACGTTATTATCTTTAATCCATTCTTTTTCGACTTTGAAGCCTACTGATCCATTTTCAAGAGAAGTAGAAAGTCCTTCTCCACTATTTCCTACCCAGATATTCACATGTTTATAGATTTTACCTGAAGGAAGTTTTGGAACAAGTGTAGATTTGCTTTTAAGTACTTCTACAATGGTAGTTGTCCTTCTGAAAGTCTTTTTTGCGTCATATTCGATATACGTTATGCATGTAACGTTTTCCGGGAACTCATACTTAATATGATAACCACTTATCACGTTTCTGGTAGTAAGTTCCTTGATTTCGATATTTTTTGCCGGTTCTGCCGAAACACCACTTCCGATGTTGCTGGAACTCGAACTTGAACTGGAACCGGAACTGGAACTTCCGCTATCATCGTCGTCTTCAGTGCTCGATTCTTCAGAAGTTGTGTTTTCGGTTGTTGTCCCATCAGTTGAATCGTCTGTTGAATTGTCTGTTGAATCGTCAGTTGAATCATCTGTTGAATCGTCTGTTGAATTGTCTGTTGAATCGTCAGTTGAATCATCTGTTGAATCGTCTGTTGAATCGTCTGTTGAATTGTCTGTTGAATCGTCTGTTGAATTGTCTGTTGAATCGTCAGTTGAATCATCAGTTGAATCATCAGTTGAATCGTCAGTTGAATCATCAGTTGAATCGTCAGTTGAATCATCAGTTGAATCGTCAGTTGAATCATCAGTTGTTCCTGAATCATCAGTTGAATCATCTGTTGAATCATCAGTTGTTCCTGAATCATCTGTTGAATCATCTGTTGAATCATCAGTTGTTCCTGAATCGTCAGTTGAATCATCTGTTGAATCATCAGTTGTTCCTGAATCATCAGTTGAATCATCTGTTGAATCATCAGTTGTTCCTGAATCATCTGTTGAATCATCTGTTGAATCATCAGTTGTTCCTGAATCGTCAGTTGAATCATCTGTTGAATCATCAGTTGTTCCTGAATCATCAGTTGAATCATCTGTTGAATCATCAGTTGTTCCTGAATCATCAGTTGAATCATCTGTTGAATCATCAGTTGTTCCTGAATCGTCAGTTGAATCATCTGTTGAATCATCTGTTGAATCGTCAGTTGAATCATCAGTTGTTCCTGAATCATCTGTTGAATCATCAGTTGTTCCTGAATCATCTGTTGAATCATCAGTTGTTCCTGAATCATCGACTCCAGCACCTGAATCTCCAGTACCGGGGTCTCCTGTATCCGAACTTCCACTGTCTCCAGCTATTTCTTCTACAGCAGATGCCATTCCGGGAGCCATTCCTGGAATTATTAGCATTACTAATAGTACATAAATTAAAGAAGCAAAAAAACCAGTTTTCATTTTTTTTAGGCCTCCGGCTACACAGACGTAAACAAAGGTCTCTGGTACCCAGTAAGTCAAAAGGTCTCTAGTACCCAGTAAGTCATTGACAATTTATTATATTATTCATATAAACAAAATTTAGAGTCTTGTTTCGAGCGGATTTCCCAATATCCCAATGTCATAAACAAGATCTCTGCCTAATTAATATGGCTCTAGACGATGCTTAGTAACAAAAGTTGACTATTCATCTGGTTATTCATATATCCAGGCAAGAGTCATTAAATTTTGGAGAATTAACTACAGAGGTCTTTTTATACTATAGTCCTCCTCCGGGGGCTGGAATCACTTTCTCCTTAATAAGCCTGGTGGATTTTTTTCTCAGCTTTAAATTGTTTTAATCCGGTAGTGGAATTATACACTTCTACGACATAATAGGCTGATAAAGGGTTCAAAGCTTAGGTTTCACTGTACAGGAGGAGTTTTTTCGTTTAAACATTCAAATCTTATTTTGATTGGTAACATTTTGATCCAATTCTTTAGAGTCAATTCTCCAGATTCAGTTCCGCAGATCCGATACTTTTAATACTTTATAATGCTGCTTTCTTCTAATGTCTGCCGGAATACGCACATACCTGGAACTTATGAGGTACGGAAACTGCCTGATGGCAGGTTTTGCAGCTGTAATAGGAACTTTGATAGCCTTTAATATCCTGACCGGGCCTTTAAGTTCAAATTTTGCGGGACCTTTTCCTTTTCTTGATTCAGGTTTTGTGTTTCTGGTAGTATTCCTGGTTTCAGGTGCAGGAAATGCTATCAATGACTATTTTGACATAAAGATAGATTCTATCAACCGTCCGGAAAGACCCATTCCCTCCGGAAGGGTGCAGGCAAAAGAAGCCCTTTACTTTTCTTACCTTCTGTTTACCCTTGGAACTTTGCTGGCTTTCTCAATAAATTCGATCTGCGGGGTAATAGCTCTTTTTAATTCCCTGCTCCTGATCCTGTATGCAAAAACCCTTAAAGGTACGCCCCTTCTGGGAAACCTGAGCATAGGTTATCTTACCGGTTCTGTTTTTCTCTTCGGAGCTTCGGTTTTCGGATTTGAAGGGCTTAAGGCTCTTTCCGTACTTTTCCTGCTTGCAGCTCTTGCCATTACAGCTCGGGAAATCGTTAAGGATATCGAGGACATGGAAGGGGACAGGCTGGAAGGTGCAGATACCCTCCCTCTCAGGACCGGGGCAAAAAAAGCAGGCTATCTTGCAGTGTTTATAGGGTTCCTCTCAGTACTTCTAAGTCCTCTCCCGTACTTTATGTCCATCCTTGGCCTGCGCTATCTTTACCTGGTCTTGCTGGCAGACCTGGGCTTTCTTGCAGCCATTGTCCAGCTTCTTGTGAATAATAACCCGACAAAGTCCTCCAAGATGTTCAAAATAGCCATGTTTTTTGCGCTTATCGCTTTCATTGCCGGGGTATGAACTACATAAATTCCCAGACCCTGCTCTTACTCTCTTCTCCTTTTTTAGCAGAGCCTGCGGATTCGATAAATAGGTTAAGGGCAGGATCATGTTACGAATCAGTTTCTGAAACCGGTTAACTGATAGGTTCGCGATATGTTTGCCGATATGTTTGGCGATAGGTTAGCAGATAGGTCTCTTTCCTGCCACAAGTTCCATGGAGAAGGAATGGATATTTTCAAGTTCTTTTTCTATAACTTCTGCAGCTTCTTTCTCTACATCGCCTGCGGCGCCTTTTTTCATAACCAGCTGGGCAGTTGCAATCTGGGGCTGGTCGATTGGGGTTCCGATTTCACTCAGGAGCCAGACATATACTTCGGATACATCGGGGACCTGGTTGTAAATCTCGGCTGCGATCCTGTGGGAAAGGATGTTGTAGATCTTTCCGATATGGCTTACGGGGTTTTTTCCTGCTGCAGCTTCACTGCTGACCGGGCGGTTTAAAGGGATTATCCCGTTTACGCGGTTTCCGCGCCCTACCTCTCCACAGTCTGCATCTTCTGCGGATGTTCCGGTGACCGTTGTATAAATTCCTTCCATTCCCCTGCCGGGAATGTCCAGGGTGTTAAGGGAAGCCGTCGGTTTTACACACATACAGGCTTCAAATTCGACTCTTTCCTTTTCTGCAAATCCGGCAGCAAACTCTTCTATCCGGTCATGCAGTTCTATTTTCCTCTTGAAGTAGTCTTCTTCGGATTCGACAAACCTATCCACAAGAGGGGCAGCAACTGTAAGGTGAACGTCCTCTTTGTGCCTGAGCCCCATGACCTTTATGTCTTCCCCTGACTCCGGAAATTCTTTCTTGAACTTCTTTGAGTTAAGGTAGCGTTCGGTTTCGAGTACCAACCTTTCGGTAGGGCTCAGAGGTGCATATCCTACTGCTGCGGACGTATCGTTTGCCCCTAGAACCTTTCCTCCCCTGCTGAAAATATCCGTAAGTTCTGCAGAACCCCTTTTGAGTTCTACCTGGTAGATGACGCTTTCAGGTTCCACAAAACGGAGGTTTTCTGAAAGCCAGTCTTTTGCAGTCTCGACTGCAAGCCCCGGAACATCGAGCTCAACTCCTTCGTATTCGAAGGTCGCCCTGTCCCCTATGATCAGTCTCATGGGGCTTACTACCTTTCCCCCTCTGAATTTTCCTCTTACCTGGCCTGCAACAAGCATGCCCTTGTCTATGTTGTGGTGGAGGATGGTTCCGAAGGTCTCAAGGTATTTCTGGCTGAGATTTACGGAAATCTGTTCCATTATTGCATCACAGATATAGTCCGGATGCCCGAGCCCTTTTCTTTCAACAACCTCTACCTTCTGGCGGTATACTTCCGAAGCTTTCAACTCTTCTATAACAATATTTCTCAAACTCTTTCCCCCGGATCGCCCTTCAGGGCGTGACAGATACTGTATTG
This genomic interval carries:
- the nadA gene encoding quinolinate synthase NadA; amino-acid sequence: MQQSYLIKRIQELKVKRNAVILSHYYSRPEVQDVADFVGDSLALSQEAVRQDADVIVFCGVHFMGESAAILSPKKTVLLPEIDATCPMADMVDVEGLKRLKEKHPDAPVVSYVNSSAAIKAESYICCTSANAVEVVNSLDADEVIFVPDKNLAAYVASRTDKKIIPWEGHCPTHHQILRDDVLKMKEKHPLAKFIAHPECRPDVLELADCVASTRGMIMYAKNSPVREFIIGTECGLIHGLHKAAPEKTYYCISEFACCPSMKMVNLEKLLDSLEKMQHVVTVPEDVRVRAKEALDRMLAVKVK
- a CDS encoding PGF-pre-PGF domain-containing protein gives rise to the protein MAPGMASAVEEIAGDSGSSDTGDPGTGDSGAGVDDSGTTDDSTDDSGTTDDSTDDSGTTDDSTDDSTDDSTDDSTDDSGTTDDSTDDSTDDSGTTDDSTDDSTDDSGTTDDSTDDSTDDSGTTDDSTDDSTDDSGTTDDSTDDSTDDSGTTDDSTDDSTDDSGTTDDSTDDSTDDSGTTDDSTDDSTDDSGTTDDSTDDSTDDSTDDSTDDSTDDSTDDSTDDSTDDSTDNSTDDSTDNSTDDSTDDSTDDSTDDSTDNSTDDSTDDSTDDSTDNSTDDSTDGTTTENTTSEESSTEDDDDSGSSSSGSSSSSSSSNIGSGVSAEPAKNIEIKELTTRNVISGYHIKYEFPENVTCITYIEYDAKKTFRRTTTIVEVLKSKSTLVPKLPSGKIYKHVNIWVGNSGEGLSTSLENGSVGFKVEKEWIKDNNVNESLITLQWYNKSWKPLSTEKVGEDKNYTYFKAKTSGYSSFAITEYQEGKIQKTLKTLESEYLLNGSTGKSGVVKAPMEVAKILIVIALPLFAFIVGYAVLKKKI
- a CDS encoding geranylgeranylglycerol-phosphate geranylgeranyltransferase, yielding MSAGIRTYLELMRYGNCLMAGFAAVIGTLIAFNILTGPLSSNFAGPFPFLDSGFVFLVVFLVSGAGNAINDYFDIKIDSINRPERPIPSGRVQAKEALYFSYLLFTLGTLLAFSINSICGVIALFNSLLLILYAKTLKGTPLLGNLSIGYLTGSVFLFGASVFGFEGLKALSVLFLLAALAITAREIVKDIEDMEGDRLEGADTLPLRTGAKKAGYLAVFIGFLSVLLSPLPYFMSILGLRYLYLVLLADLGFLAAIVQLLVNNNPTKSSKMFKIAMFFALIAFIAGV
- a CDS encoding methionine adenosyltransferase; translation: MRNIVIEELKASEVYRQKVEVVERKGLGHPDYICDAIMEQISVNLSQKYLETFGTILHHNIDKGMLVAGQVRGKFRGGKVVSPMRLIIGDRATFEYEGVELDVPGLAVETAKDWLSENLRFVEPESVIYQVELKRGSAELTDIFSRGGKVLGANDTSAAVGYAPLSPTERLVLETERYLNSKKFKKEFPESGEDIKVMGLRHKEDVHLTVAAPLVDRFVESEEDYFKRKIELHDRIEEFAAGFAEKERVEFEACMCVKPTASLNTLDIPGRGMEGIYTTVTGTSAEDADCGEVGRGNRVNGIIPLNRPVSSEAAAGKNPVSHIGKIYNILSHRIAAEIYNQVPDVSEVYVWLLSEIGTPIDQPQIATAQLVMKKGAAGDVEKEAAEVIEKELENIHSFSMELVAGKRPIC